One genomic segment of Capricornis sumatraensis isolate serow.1 chromosome 6, serow.2, whole genome shotgun sequence includes these proteins:
- the STOM gene encoding stomatin, which produces MSDKRPAVDTQARRLPDSFKDSPSAGLGVCGWILVAISFLFTVITFPMSIWMCIKIIKEYERAIIFRLGRILQGGAKGPGLFFILPCTDSFIKVDMRTISFDIPPQEILTKDSVTISVDGVVYYRVQNATLAVANITNADSATRLLAQTTLRNVLGTKNLSQILSDREEIAHNMQCTLDDATDDWGIKVERVEIKDVKLPVQLQRAMAAEAEASREARAKVIAAEGEMNASRALKEASMVITESPAALQLRYLQTLTTIAAEKNSTIIFPLPIDMLQAIMEKRQ; this is translated from the exons ataGCCCCAGTGCAGGCCTCGGTGTTTGTGGATGGATTTTGGTGGCTATATCATTCTTGTTCACGGTTATAACTTTCCCAATGTCAATATGGATGTGCATAAAG ATCATAAAAGAATACGAAAGAGCCATCATCTTTAGACTGGGTCGCATCTTACAAGGAGGAGCCAAAGGACCTG GCTTGTTTTTTATTCTGCCGTGCACTGACAGCTTCATCAAAGTGGACATGAGGACTATTTCATTTGACATCCCTCCTCAGGAG ATCCTCACCAAGGACTCGGTCACCATCAGCGTGGACGGCGTGGTCTATTACCGCGTGCAGAACGCCACTCTGGCTGTGGCAAACATCACCAACGCTGACTCCGCAACCCGTCTTTTGGCACAAACGACCCTGAGGAATGTCCTGGGCACCAAGAACCTTTCCCAGATCCTCTCTGACAGGGAAGAAATCGCGCACAACATGCAG TGCACCCTGGATGATGCCACCGATGACTGGGGAATCAAGGTGGAGCGTGTGGAGATCAAGGACGTGAAGCTGCCGGTGCAGTTGCAGAGGGCCATGGCTGCGGAGGCGGAGGCGTCCCGGGAGGCCCGAGCCAAG GTCATTGCGGCGGAGGGAGAAATGAACGCGTCCAGGGCTCTGAAGGAAGCCTCCATGGTCATCACCGAGTCTCCTGCCGCCCTCCAGCTGCGGTACCTGCAGACGCTGACCACCATTGCTGCTGAGAAAAACTCTACCATCATCTTCCCTCTGCCCATAGATATGTTGCAGGCTatcatggagaaaagacagtga